Proteins encoded in a region of the Vicia villosa cultivar HV-30 ecotype Madison, WI linkage group LG5, Vvil1.0, whole genome shotgun sequence genome:
- the LOC131606697 gene encoding calcium-binding protein PBP1-like: MTTNNVFEDLLPMMANKLGGEGLIKELCNGFDLLMDKEKGVITLDSLRKNAAVLGLQDMKEDELVSMMKEGDMDRDGALTQMEFCVLMFRLSPELMEESWFWLEEALQHELDNNNNSFL; the protein is encoded by the coding sequence ATGACTACCAACAATGTCTTCGAAGATTTGTTACCAATGATGGCCAACAAGCTAGGCGGTGAAGGTTTAATCAAAGAGCTATGCAACGGGTTTGACTTGCTGATGGACAAAGAAAAAGGCGTGATCACGTTGGATAGCTTGAGGAAAAACGCTGCGGTTTTGGGTCTTCAGGATATGAAAGAAGATGAACTTGTGAGCATGATGAAGGAAGGTGATATGGATAGAGATGGAGCACTGACGCAGATGGAGTTTTGTGTTTTGATGTTTAGGTTGAGTCCGGAATTGATGGAAGAGTCTTGGTTTTGGCTTGAGGAGGCACTGCAACATGAACTTGACAACAATAATAATTCTTTTTTGTAG